In Deltaproteobacteria bacterium, one DNA window encodes the following:
- the cas6e gene encoding type I-E CRISPR-associated protein Cas6/Cse3/CasE gives MSLYLSRLLLNPRSRQVMSEMAHPYEMHRTLMRAFPKATEDAKSKARDEFGVLFRAEADDRRGAVKVFAQSRMEPNWSFLDRLNDYLCTDGETPEYEYKDILPAYRRIQDGQVLSFRLRANPTKRIAKQDDVMKGKRVELRREEEQIDWLIRKGQGREKGVPGGFDLLMKRVECMNGQAPLAPCVKVSCEGKQTGRKRDVVGGHSTTHLAVLFDGLLRVTDTNAFLDTIIRGIGPGKAFGFGLLSLAPVSASRSEDTR, from the coding sequence ATGAGCCTTTACCTCTCTCGCCTTCTCCTCAACCCACGCTCGCGGCAGGTTATGAGCGAAATGGCGCATCCTTATGAAATGCACCGCACACTGATGCGCGCCTTCCCGAAAGCCACGGAGGATGCCAAGTCGAAAGCGCGTGATGAATTTGGCGTCCTTTTCCGCGCGGAGGCTGATGATCGGCGGGGTGCAGTCAAGGTCTTTGCTCAGTCACGTATGGAACCGAACTGGTCGTTTCTCGATCGGCTGAATGATTACCTGTGCACGGATGGAGAGACGCCCGAATATGAATATAAGGACATCCTGCCGGCATATCGGAGGATTCAAGACGGACAGGTCCTTTCGTTTCGTTTGCGAGCCAATCCGACCAAACGGATCGCGAAACAGGATGACGTCATGAAAGGAAAACGAGTCGAATTGAGACGTGAGGAGGAACAAATCGACTGGCTGATTCGTAAGGGGCAGGGAAGGGAAAAGGGCGTGCCCGGCGGTTTCGATCTTCTCATGAAGAGAGTCGAGTGCATGAACGGCCAAGCGCCGCTGGCGCCGTGCGTCAAGGTCTCCTGTGAAGGAAAGCAGACAGGCCGCAAAAGAGATGTAGTGGGTGGACACTCAACTACGCACTTGGCTGTTCTGTTTGACGGCCTTTTGCGGGTCACGGACACGAATGCCTTCCTGGACACGATCATCCGTGGTATCGGGCCCGGCAAAGCCTTCGGTTTCGGCCTTCTCTCCCTTGCACC